A window from Tenacibaculum singaporense encodes these proteins:
- a CDS encoding DUF2461 domain-containing protein, with product MQIEKQTFQFLKDLKENNNREWFTEHKLRFTEAQNNAKAVYKTIQDNLNKHDEIDKFKLFRIYRDVRFSKDKTPYKTHFGGSFHRKKPALRGGYYLHISPGDSFVAGGFWEPNKEDLLRIRKEFEVDASEIREILKEKNYVQHFGGKLEGDELKTAPKGFDKQHPDIDLIRKKGYIAIQRFTDKEVLAPDFLTKVDDSFKALRPFFNYMSDVLTTNLNGESILD from the coding sequence ATGCAAATAGAAAAACAAACATTTCAGTTTTTAAAAGACTTAAAAGAAAACAACAATCGTGAATGGTTTACAGAACACAAACTTCGATTCACAGAAGCTCAAAATAACGCAAAAGCTGTATACAAAACCATTCAAGATAATTTAAACAAGCATGATGAGATAGATAAGTTTAAGTTATTTAGAATTTACAGAGATGTACGTTTTTCAAAAGATAAAACACCGTATAAAACACATTTTGGAGGTTCTTTTCATAGAAAAAAACCAGCATTAAGGGGAGGGTATTATTTACATATTTCTCCTGGCGATAGTTTTGTTGCTGGCGGATTCTGGGAGCCTAATAAAGAAGATCTTTTACGTATTCGAAAGGAATTTGAAGTAGACGCTTCTGAAATTAGAGAGATTTTAAAAGAAAAGAACTACGTACAACATTTTGGAGGTAAACTAGAAGGAGATGAGCTTAAAACAGCTCCTAAAGGATTTGATAAGCAACATCCAGATATCGACTTGATTCGCAAAAAAGGATATATAGCTATTCAACGTTTTACAGACAAAGAAGTATTAGCTCCCGATTTTTTAACAAAAGTAGATGACTCTTTTAAAGCACTTCGTCCTTTTTTTAATTATATGAGTGATGTGCTAACTACAAATTTAAACGGAGAGAGTATTTTAGATTAA